ctcctaacaaggtggcttctgtagtcgaacgccccggcataaacccaaactgattctcgaaaatagacacacttctcctcacccttagctctaccactctaagcagcttgataccccgatagttattgcaattttagatatcacccttgttcttatatacaggaaccatcgtgctccacatccactcttcgggcatcttcttcgttctaaacatgacattaaataacctagtgagtcactccaagcctgccttgcccgcactcttccaaaactctaccGGGATTTCATCTGGCCCGGTCACTTTGCCCCTGCTTATCTTATGCATAACCCtctcaacttcatcaactctaatccgcctacaatacccaaagtcgcaacgactcccggagagttccaaatcacccagtGCAATGCTCTTGTCCCCCTCAtcgttcaagagactatgaaAATTATCACGCCCCAAAAACCGAGGAGCACGagcggcgctcaaccgagtgaacccgaccgagcaagcctattagattccttctacccaaactcattcatgaataaagagaatatatgttttccttaattaaacaataaagtagtcatgtctgcaattaccaatttcttaccaatagtttcatcatttttcaaatggacaagtaatacaaccacaacataacatagtttgtctttccccaacaccaatacacaacccacactatgtctacggagcctctatagataaagaagagtacaatgataatgccggcaacaaggccccgactatacctcaaacaggatacacaagtacaaaagattcatgaccccggaataaagtgaggctcaccaagtcagctggaaagaTGGTGCACTACTATcgctgatcaatatctcctactgtggaaccacctgtatccattgaaagatgcagcgcccccggcaaaagggacgttagtactgtcgaatagtactagtatgtataactaaataccctctcaatagaatgacaattaatacaaacaagattatcataatatcaataaaagccttaatcaacatcaaacctcaatttaggatcaagacagtgttcaaattaatttccatatctcacattgggagatttttagtatcgatttACCATTGTCcgcaataccaatgttcacaataccaatgccaccatacttttagcacggagtccgatcacgacccgatcggctaggccatccattagggacatcaaccacaattactctcaatatcaataccaccattttTAACACGCAGTCCGGTCACGagccgatcggctaggccatctcattagagacatcaacctttttatatcaatcatcgcatttcataatactttaatatcttttcatttcattgacactagtggccataattataagatcattcttggcacgttgaccatattcagtatttcatgctcacattatcaatttcaaatatcatcctcatcatcaacaataaacacaattcaaatcaaagtatgtagtacacatgtgagcaatttagagtctaatgcacatagagatacttcacaaaatttgacataatagccttcatttgaacttgacttaaagtcgaaacattattaatacacagcctatattttaacacatcctcaattggtaacataacatgaatagagcatttgggatgcttgttgaacatatatctttcaaccaaatcttactcgaaatagccaatttcataatgaatcactcgggacttacataatttacatgattatcgtgggattcaattctaagagaagattttagccaacatacctcacttgagcttccttaaactctaaaacgttccggaattcttagcaacttcaatctattgtagaaatataataaatcgaatcaaaataatcaactctcatgcccaatctttatcatttttagctcaacaatcttcctataccctttgatatcacatgcatgtaaaataatcaactctcatgcccaaaaattatcttgctaattactcattttcagatgatttcgaaattagggtttagggtgtagaatcttatctctaggatgaaaacctagtgagcttcccttctcaatctttcaaaacttgggcaagaattgaagaacaataattggagaataccttctcactctagggtaccctctctcactctaaaatgtcagattatggctcaaaaatgacccaaagagtgtatttaacgaaatagggtcgggttttaaaaacccaaaattggagctctggaacaaggtatgcgatatgtggaccgcatatcggtcgcatatttgattacaaaatagccaaaagaactgcctgtgtatgcggtcactatgcggtcgcatagtcgaccgcataactgcttccagaatagcccacacttgctcacttctgcggccattatgcggcatgcagagtgattatgcgatcgcataatggaccgcataaatacACATTTCcggcaaaaattttcctttactttcccgtgcattgttcaacccaaaaagttacaatcctcaaatacgtaagcttagtccggcaccatgaaatattatttgcTTTGCATattttatcgggctttacacttaagtactttgaagttttctggggtgttacagaaATAGGTCTGTCATCTCCGACGAATAagcccctcatccaacaaaactttaccttcttcgtccttgatgcacttcacttggtccaagtcacgcgccttcctttctcgcgccttggctaacctgaacaacctcttatccccacctcggccctcgagttcctcatacaaatgactaaaagctgcagtcttggccgccgtaactgctagctttgcctctttcttagccaacttataatgctccctattcaccctcttctcctcctcgtctacACTTTCAACTAGCTTCAGATACGCTGCTTTCTTGGTTTCCACATTTCCttgcacctctccattccaccaccagtctcctttgtgaccatcagagtaaccctttgagacccctGATACCTCTCTCGCAACTTCCCTAATGCATTGCGCAGTCACGGTCCATATAGCGCTTGCGTCCCCACCACTCCTCCATGCCCCCATAATCACCAGCTTGACCCCTAACTCCTGCGCTTTAGCTTCCGTCAAGGCTCCCCGCTTTATCCTATGTTGGCTATACACCgccctcttcctcctcttccttGTGATCTCAAGGTTCATGACTAGGAGCCTATGAAGGGTCGAGAGGTTCTCACTTgggatgaccttgcaatccgTACAAAGACCTCTATCGTACTTCCTGCAGAGTAAATAATCAAGCTGAGTCTCGGCCACCGAACTCCGgaaggtgaccaagtgctccCTCTTCTTTGGGAGactcgagtttgctatcaccaaatcaaatgctctaGCAAAGTCCAACAGAGACGTTCCTCCTCCGTTTCTATCTCCAAAACCAAAGCCACCATACACATCATCATACCCCCCAGACGCCGCTCCAATGTGGTCGTTGAAATCTCCTCCTATGAAAAGCTTCTCGTTATGCGGGATACCACgcaccatctcatccaaatcctcccAGAAACGCCTCTTGACTTCCTCATCCAAGCCTACTTGGGGTGCGTACGCACTGATTGTGTTCAAAGTAAAACCTCCGATAACTAGCTTAATAGTCATCAGCCTGTCATCAACCCTCATCCTAACCTCCACCACTAGTTCATGGAGGTCCTTATCAACCAAGATACCTACCCAGTTCTTTCCCCCACCCTCCCAGAATACCAAAGTTTGAAACTGCCCACATCCCGCACCTTATctcctacccacctagtctcctgTATTCAAGCTATATTAATCTTCCTTTTCTCGAGAATCTTTGCTAACTCTACAGATTTTTCAGTCAAAGTTCCCATGTTTTAAGACCCCACTCTCAGCCTAGTAGCTCCCTTAGCCCTCTTACCCTCTTACCCCCTCCCCCGCACTGACACCCCCGAGGACAAGACATTACCCTACCATCGCTCACCAAAACCACTATAATTTAGGAGTCACTACGCAAGCACTATCCCGAAAACAACGGAGTATGCAAATACTGAAGTTTAATATTTGCAATATTTGTTTTGCCAtcaatatttgcaaatattgaactTCACAATGTGAAAATACTAATAAAATATTGAAAATATTGTTTGAAAAGTGTGTCTCCTTCAACTCCACCAACTATTGTCCAAATGCCTATAAAAATCTATAGTATTTGATGTCGTCACAAATGATTGAATGTTCAAAACGATCAATCGTGACCTCTTAGATTGGTAGGGGTGGAGATGCCAAACAAATATGCAGCGTGTAAAGTAtcgttttcttcatcttttcaatTCTTTTCTGAAATGAGTAGTTATGATTAACATGCAAGGCATTACTTTGCATGACTAGTTGGTCACATCGATTTCATTTTaacttttttaaaaattaaaaaaaaaaaaaaaaaaaaagctcttCGAGTGCTCACGCACGTATGTTGACTTTCAGCACAACACTTCACTTCCTCTTAGATTTCTTGTGTTATATGAAAAGCCTATATTCCTCTTTAATCATGGAAATGTCAAGCCTAGGACAGCGATACCAATCCCAAGAGGAAGCAAATTACCCATGACATTGTTCAGAGTAAAAGTGGAATTTATTATTCTTACAATTTGTAAGGCAAATCTCTGTTCTCTTCTACTTTTGAGTAGTGAAATTACTTCAACTCGAATGTCTTAGATCAATTGGAAGGATGAGTGCCTACATTTATCAATTTTGTTCGGTCATTCTTTCTTTACCCGAGCAATAGATATCTCGATACACACTTGCGGACTAATTTGAATTCATGTAGTGTAACActcattttataaaataaaatttaaaaaaaaaagtgcttCCTAACAGGAATTTATCACCATTTCCAAGGCTCAAGTCTGAGATAGTTTGGTTGAGAACGGATGAATTCATCCATGTCATGGGTGGGAATTAGAAGACAAATACAGATCAAGACACTTGGCCGTTGGACACCATAGACCACATTAACCATGGGAATCTGTTATAACCTGGGGAAAACGGTGGGCGAAAGAAATTGATGCCAAAATATCCCCATTCATAATGTACAGCCCACTACTTTACCAAGCTCGAATTGCATTCAGATATACAGGTCATAGTTCTATGTTTACCCTGAGCATAAACATTAAGAAACCCAGAGGTGAAAATCATTTAAACCCCTAACTTTACCTTCAAAATTAAACTCCCCCTCAGTTTTGAACAATAATCATTCTCCCCcctttatattaattattattttacaaTGCCCATTTTACCCTCACATTCTCAAACTTTgtctttattttctctttatttataattataattttttcctTAATTTTTTCAATCTATGTTGACTTGAAAATTAATTTCAAGAAAAAAAATAGTGAAAATAGTAATTAGCTATATTAGTAAATAATATCCTATTATAAAATAAATGAGCAGAATAAGAAAAACTTAATTTTTTAAATACTAATAAAAATACTATATTTATTTacataagtgaaaaataaaagagagCGAGAACTTGTCCGATATTTTTCAATGCAGGTAAAACAAGATAGTTAATAAGATTAGAGGTAGATTTTAAATTCCTCAGTTTCAGTTTTTACAAACTTATTTAATTGGGCACTGAACTTAAGTAATAagtgaagacttttgaaatttgtggtttaAAATAAGTCAAGAGATTTTTGTGTAGCTGTAAATCATCTCATAAagttaaatatttttcaaataaagaaAGGGGGTCATTCTTTTGAAAACTGACTAAAAATaattaggttcacataaattggaacggatggagtaataaatttttgaaagattatatatatatatatatatatatatatatatatatatatatatatatatatatatatatatatattgtaactgaattttaaattataatttagaaaatattTCATTAATGACCATCAAAGTCGtttataataaaataacaatAGTAAAAACAGTGTTAGATTAAAAAATTCATAGAATGATTATTCCACTTATAAtgttaataaatttaaataatatcTGTAATatgatttaaaaaattatttatactatATGTAAAATACCTaggttaaaaaataaaatatcatatACAATATAAAAAGGTAGTGCATAGACGGAGGATTGAATATGACAAAGACAAAATAGACATTACATCggataaacaacaacaacaacaacaataacaacaacaacaaacccagtatttTTCTATAAATGAGgtatggggaggatagtgtgtacgcagaccttacccctaccttataaaggtagagaggttgtttccgatagacccccggcTCAAAGAACAATGGAGATAAAGCAACAAGTACCAAACAATAGTAACAACAATATATTAAGTTAATGGGCGCGAATGACATAGCATGTAATAGTAAAGACCATGAATaagataatacaaaaataatcCTAGTACTACTGGTAAGCCTATGAGGAACACACTACTATCTGTCAACCTACAACCCCAATTCTCGACCTCCACGCTTTTCTATCGTGGGTCATATCCTCGATAAGATGGAACAATGACATGTCCTGCCTAACTACCTCTCCCCAATATATTACATCGGATAAAAGGGGGCGTAAATGATTTTCACCCTTTGGCGGGTGGTATAAAATGAGAAGGTAAACAAATTTGTCCTGCGATTTCAacagacacacacacacattcgTCTTAAGCTACAAATGATCACTTAGCTGAATCTTCTATTTGCATGATTTTAGCAACATTCTCTTTATTTGCACTGTCAATAGACCCTGTACTTTACTGGAATTTAAGACGCCACCTACTGAACCCCTAACCATTAAAGAGTACATCACTTCCATCCACAAAGTCCGATCCAAAGACACGTTTAATAAAAACTGTGTGCCCAAACAAAGATTCATAACCTTTATCAGATGACAGAAGCAAAGGAATGAATTTTCCACATTTTCCGCCCTTCCATCAGGAACAACACCATCACAGTCCTTAAATCATGTGAATGCTATCTCACGGGCTGAAACATTCGGGATGTTAGAAGACACTACAGTtcaatttcttggaagatatttagAGAAAATTCATCCAGGAAAAGTTATGAGTAAGAAAACAAGTGATTCTATCCATCAAAATTCATCCATTGACCACTTCTTGAGGGATAATAGTGCAATAAGGAAAGAACCTTGAAATCACTGGTATGTATCATgcaatgtaacgatccgaccggtcgttttgagtatttgtattccgttcagctatttgaagccTTGAGCAgtatcgtatgatgtattatgatttgtgtgaatcgtcggttttgattttcaggttattcggatttgatttggaagaatgaatttcatgattgaaactttaaagttggaagagttgaccaagtttgcctttttagtatttgacctcggattggagttttgatggttccgttaggtcaagatggtgattttggacttgggcgtacgcccggatttgcatttggatatttctagaagattttggtgctaattggcgaaagttaaaaatttgaaggtttggaaagttcataagtttgaccgggagttgacttaaatgatatcgggttcggattgtggtttcagaaatttgaatagtttcgttatgtcatttggtacttgtgtacaaaatttgagctcattccgggttgatttgatatgtttcggcgcgagttttggaagttgaaagttgaaaagttcattaagttcgatttgatgtgcgattcgtcatttcgatgttattatgtgcgatttgaggcctcgagtaggtccgtgttatgttatgggacttgttggtatatttggacggagTCCCGgggggctcgaatgagtttcggaTTATTTTTGTCGCATGTTGTATTTGCTGAAGTAGGCTGGTTCTGGGCaaagtcgcacctgcggaccactcGGTGCAGGTGCGAGAGTCGCGGGTGCGAGGAATGAGGTGCAGAAGCGGAACGGGAAGGTTGGCACTGTGGTCGCAGCAGCGAGAAAACTGGCGCACATGCGctgtcgcaggtgcgatgaattGGAGCGCAAACGCGACGAGCTACGTAGGAGCAGAATTGttttaccgcaggtgcgaggggtacTAGGCCAAGTtgctttcgcagaagcgaagaattTTGCCACAGAAGCAAACGTCACAGAAGCGACctattgtccgcaaatgcgaacagtGCTGGGCAACATGCTTTAAGTGCGAGGGTTCGATATTTTTATccatttttggagctcggtttgggcggcTTGGGAGAGGAAATTCATCACGTGgattggggtaagcattcttgactcgtttgtgattgtatttcacggattaatctttatttttggtaattgaattatgaattttaaagagaaaattagggggaggggggaggggtgaGGTAGGAATTGTCTAaattttcataaagtgaatttttttagttttgagcatcgattcagagtcggatttgagtgaaactagtatggttggactcgtaattaaatgagttatcggattttgtgagtttttcggattccgaggtgcgagcccgggtttgacttttgtattgactttggacttttgattaaagattcgacctctaTAGATTGTGTTTGTTTCctttgacattatttgatgttcttgagttgcttttggctagtttttaTATGGGCTggtgtttggatagggtcgcgcatTATAGcaaagttatgttgggatatgatcctttgtgttagattcgtgtgttttggttctacagtgtgatgggttcttagcattgcgttgtggtggtacttgttgagcttgcggaatagttctctcatttgagtcattttttatttttgagtgcatttgaattgttgcgtattggtgcacggattgcacggtttgtggctctggtagtattggtgtggcatgtctgtagagtagcttgtatttgatgagatgaagTCTTTGGGCCTGAGGTGATTGCTATCAAATTTGATTACGGTGTGTTTAGAAGAGTAATATCGGAAGTCGGATtaggatttggctttggttcttgtcggacgagagagggctccatgacttgttgatctgatgagtgattatgagtttttgtgtgtttctttcattatcgatagtgtacgaaggttttggaacgaggtttcgTTTGAGATGAGGTTTATTACTGGTACCGGGTGTGTTTGAGCAGCTATTgcggtcggaagttattgctataaGTATTCGAGTAATGTGGTATATTATGTTATTACATCTTGGGTTAAGATTATTGCCCGATATAGCatattcagacttatacagtgtataaatgtgagattcgggtcttgtgaGGGATtacggatgttggaaattgggttctaaggcttacggactaaggttaaagtaatgatcttcagttatgttgtgttgccGAGCCTATATGGagtagggtgacgtgggatcacccccgggtatgtgcatggtaaggtcaCACGGCGGTTTGAttgctttggaacgactcttggcacattcgaggacgaacgtatgtttaagtgagggaaaatgtaatgacccgaccgggtcattttgagcatttgtattccGTTAAGCTATTAGAAGCCTTGAGcagcatcgtatgatgtattatgacttgtgtgaatcaccggttttgatttttagattattcggaattgatttggaaaaataaattttatgatttaagctttaaagttggaagagttgaccaagtttgactttttagtatttgacctcggattggagttttgatggtttagttaggtctggatggtgatattggactcgggcgtatgccctgatttgcatttggatatttctagaaggtttcgacgctaattggcaaaagttaaaaatttgaaggtttgaaaagttcataaatttgaccgggagttaactttgatgatatcgggttcggattgtgattccgggaatttgaatagtttcgttatgtcatttgggacttgtgtacaaaatttgagctcattacaggttgatttgatatgtttcggtgcgagttttggaagttgaaagttcaaaagttcattaagttcgatttgaggtgtgatttgtcgttttgatattgttatgcatgatttgaggcctcgagtaggtccgtgttatgttatggggctTGTTAATATATTTGAACGGTGTCCCGAGAGGCTCTAATGAGTTTCGGAtaaggttcagatcatttttgtcGCATGTTGTATTTGCTGAAGGAGGCTTGTTCTGGGCAAAGTCTGGTATGGTCGCACCTTCGGACcactgggcgcaggtgcgagagtcgCGGGTAGGAGGAATGAGGCACAGAAGCGGAAATGGAAGGCTGGCAACGAGAAAATTGGCACACTTGCGACAGCGCAGGTACGATGAATTGGAACGCAGACGCGACGAGCTTCGCGGGAGCGGAATTGttttaccgcaggtgcgaggggaaCTGGGCCAAACtgctttcgcagaagcgaagaattTTGCCGCAGAAGCAACCTACTGTCTGCAAATATGAACAGTGCTGGGCCGAatgctttaagttcgagggtttgatattttttacccatttttgaatttttggagctcggtttgggcgacttgaGAGAGGAAATTCACCACGTAgattggggtaagcattcttgactcgTTTGTGATTGTATTTCACGGATTAATATTCattttttggtaattggattgtgaattttaaagagaaaattggggggttttgtctaaaatttcataaagtgaatttttgagttttgagcatcgattcggagtcggatttgagtgaaactagtatggttggactcgtaattgaatgagttgtcggattttgtgagttttgtcggattctgaggtgcgggtccgggtttgacttttttggttgactttgagcttTTAAGTAATTGAGATGTagtccatgttagaaaccatgtttaggctatatcaTTATTCTATTGGGTCCCACTAAGGTCATATTTATTGtgaagttatttgcttaaattgt
This sequence is a window from Nicotiana tomentosiformis chromosome 5, ASM39032v3, whole genome shotgun sequence. Protein-coding genes within it:
- the LOC104106635 gene encoding uncharacterized protein, whose product is MRVDDRLMTIKLVIGGFTLNTISAYAPQVGLDEEVKRRFWEDLDEMVRGIPHNEKLFIGGDFNDHIGAASGGYDDVYGGFGFGDRNGGGTSLLDFARAFDLVIANSSLPKKREHLVTFRSSVAETQLDYLLCRKYDRGLCTDCKVIPSENLSTLHRLLVMNLEITRKRRKRAVYSQHRIKRGALTEAKAQELGVKLVIMGAWRSGGDASAIWTVTAQCIREVAREVSGVSKGYSDGHKGDWWWNGEVQGNVETKKAAYLKLVESVDEEEKRVNREHYKLAKKELSVILGKSSSESTILYGMGLSFVERIKDIY